In Gossypium raimondii isolate GPD5lz chromosome 12, ASM2569854v1, whole genome shotgun sequence, a single window of DNA contains:
- the LOC105763258 gene encoding abscisic acid 8'-hydroxylase 3, with the protein MLNLSMEGLTLVVQNHYGILIVAVLSIAITSLLLKAWGSTVDTTDEDGIPGRLGLPFFGETFSFFSASYSTKGCYDFVKQRRKQYGKWFKTRILGKTHVFVPSVEGAKTILANDFVHFNKSYVKSMADATGAMSVFSVPHKIHTRIRRLLSDPFSMSSLSKFAVKFDKMVCERLDKLEKSGKSFRVIDFSLKITFDAIVSMLMSVTENPLLEQIEKDCTDVSNSMLSIPLMIPGTRYYKGMKGREKLNETFGNMIARRRSGEEYFDDFLQTMVDRDSYPEDEKLDDQEIIDNLITLILAGQTTTASAMMWCVKFLSENKDALDKLREEQLQIVRNKAEGASLTLEDLTEKSYGFKVVKETLRMANVLIWLPRVAMDDCILDGFEVKKGWLVNVDATCIHYDPNVYKDPTRFNPSRFDDFQKPYSFLPFGAGPRTCLGINMAKVAMLVFVHRLTSGYKWTLDDPDSSLERKEHIPRLRSGCPITLKALNNGK; encoded by the exons ATGTTGAATCTATCAATGGAAGGACTCACTTTGGTAGTACAGAACCATTATGGTATTCTCATCGTTGCAGTGCTTTCAATAGCAATAACATCTCTTCTATTGAAAGCGTGGGGAAGCACTGTCGACACAACCGATGAAGATGGTATTCCTGGCCGATTGGGATTACCTTTCTTCGGCGAAACCTTCTCCTTCTTTTCGGCTTCTTACAGCACAAAAGGATGCTATGATTTTGTTAAACAGCGGAGAAAACA GTATGGGAAGTGGTTCAAAACAAGAATACTCGGAAAGACTCACGTGTTCGTTCCGAGTGTTGAGGGGGCAAAAACGATTCTAGCCAATGATTTTGTTCATTTCAACAAGTCATATGTGAAGTCAATGGCAGATGCAACTGGCGCAATGAGTGTGTTCTCCGTACCGCACAAGATCCACACAAGAATCAGACGTCTTCTCTCCGATCCTTTTTCCATGAGTTCTTTGTCCAAGTTTGCTGTAAAATTTGACAAGATGGTATGTGAAAGGTTGGATAAACTAGAAAAAAGTGGGAAAAGCTTTAGAGTCATTGACTTCAGCTTGAAG ATAACTTTTGATGCAATAGTGAGCATGCTGATGAGTGTGACAGAGAATCCCTTGCTAGAACAGATCGAAAAAGACTGCACCGATGTTTCGAATTCTATGTTATCCATTCCCCTCATGATTCCTGGCACCAGATACTACAAAGGCATGAAG GGACGTGAAAAGCTGAATGAAACCTTTGGAAATATGATTGCCAGAAGACGTAGTGGAGAGgaatattttgatgattttctgCAGACCATGGTCGATAGAGATTCGTATCCAGAAGATGAAAAGCTTGATGATCAAGAGATCATAGATAACCTAATAACACTGATACTTGCAGGGCAAACCACCACTGCATCTGCTATGATGTGGTGTGTCAAGTTCCTATCTGAAAATAAAGATGCACTCGACAAGCTTAGG GAAGAACAATTGCAAATAGTCAGAAATAAGGCTGAAGGAGCCTCACTCACCCTTGAAGATCTTACTGAAAAGTCATATGGCTTCAAG GTTGTAAAAGAAACACTGCGAATGGCAAATGTCTTGATTTGGCTTCCCCGCGTTGCGATGGACGACTGCATACTTGATG GGTTTGAGGTAAAGAAAGGGTGGCTTGTAAATGTTGATGCAACCTGTATACACTACGACCCTAATGTGTACAAGGACCCTACACGGTTTAACCCTTCAAGATTCGAC GATTTCCAGAAGCCCTACAGTTTCCTCCCTTTTGGAGCAGGGCCTAGAACATGCCTAGGCATAAATATGGCAAAAGTGGCAATGTTGGTGTTTGTACATAGACTGACTAGTGGATACAA ATGGACACTTGATGATCCAGATAGCTCCCTAGAGAGGAAGGAACATATCCCTCGACTCAGAAGTGGTTGTCCGATAACCCTCAAGGCATTAAACAATGGAAAGTAA